The nucleotide sequence AGCTGCTGTCACTGATGGTGATCTATATAGTTTATAACCTCTTAAgaccagagaaaaaaaaaaacattttaggatttttttttaatgtctttacaTGGTTTcgaacataataaataaataaataaataaatattctatgTCCTCGTTAGAGGACACCAGGactaaatttcttaaaaaaataaataaaatcatgaataATCATGTATAATCATGCATGGCCAAGAACACTtgattttttaaatcaccaatacattttttttttttttttaccaaactttaTATAACGATGATTCTAAACTATGTTATAACAGAATGATTCAATATAcaatttttctttctgcaaaatgtgtgtaaaatggccataaacaggttttctcattatatacaatgtatttataaactaaatctaatttgcatactaATGTGTTTTTGGttcaacatgtaatgaaaaaagaactGTACTAATGGGAGTAATAATTAACaggattttcataataatatatatataatattgaaatataatttctttcccaCTTTATTTGTTATGTCTCCCAAAATGCGTAATAAACATACTTTTAGTCCTGGTGCCCTCATATGACATACAGTTTAAAAATCGGatagatttaaatgataattacaaaatattataatatttccataagagtgtcactaaattattttcagacatatttgaagaccaaggagagggagtgttCAAGGTGATACATCCAAACATGATATCTctgaaatgtgtgaatgtgttctgtacaggacatccagacttaaaactgtggcatgtacagtctcagagaaattcactaaaatataattattaagagGTTAATCTCTGGTTAAGTCTGTGTTTTTGATGGTCAGAGATCctgtctgatgatccagcttcagtctgtctctgaatctatCTTTACACTGAACATCTGAACAGATCTTACTCTGATCTCCACTGATTTCAGTGATGTGAATCTcattaaaataggaaaaaaagaaaaaaaaaaaaggagaagagTTTATTGAATAATTTCAAACATTTCAATGCTTAGACTTCATCTGATGAACACAAAATCACCAAATTATTATACCACAAGCCATAGCAATGGAAAATGACTGCTTCACAACATTATCCTGTGACATTAAAAACCTTGAAATGGAGACATTGTCTGATCTCTTACGAAGGTAAATATCCCTTAAAAACCACACAATCATAAGACTAAACAACaagggaaaaaaaatagaaaaataatagcatCATATAAGTTTGTAAATTATATAaggaattaaattattatatacataaaaggttTCCAAAGATTATTATAGGTCATAAGTAAATGGAATAAtaacatgtttaaatgataatacatgaagtataaatgaaaataaaaaagtaaaacacaacacaaatgtaTGGTTGCTGTCTTGGAGAAACACACAGTTGGTTACGAATAATCCTTAGattcttcaaaaaatatttttatgagaaaaTATTCTTTGGAATTTTTCAGATTCTGGTTTAAGTCAGATCAAATATTCACCccaaaaaacatacacacacaaaaaaaaaaaattcaaagaaattAATCTTATAATAGTAATTAATCGAGAACAAAACCCTGAAGCTATTATCAACAGCACTatgttattagtaaaaaaaaataaaaaaaaatagcagtataTAATACAGAAGAgatcatacacacatacataatatacAGGCCTCATACACACCAATTGTTTGTCTCAGTACGTTTTACACATTGAAATAGTTTTCTGAAAAAACCTTATTCTTTATCACCTGTCAACTAAACTCAAAGACAAATCTGCAGGGTATTTTGCAAGTCTGACTGATGGTATATTTATATCTGGTCTCGGTCACCCCTGAACActtttctctccctctttctcattTCTTCCGAAGTTGcacgtgttttttttatttcctctaaaACATTGAAGAGATCTTTGTGTGTTTTCCTTATCTCTGCAGTAGCCTTGAGTACACTGGATGAGACCTTTTCTGGATCATCTGTTTTCCACTGATTTCTCATCTGGTGAATCTCTTGGGAATCTTTTGCTATGAAGACAGCATCAGCAATAACTAAGAGTCCACCGAACacacctgctgctgctgctgctgctgctgctcgccCCATTTTGGCAGACTGAAGAGCAATTCTGATAAAATTTCCCAACACACCAAGACTCGATAGTCCTGTGACAAAAACTATTGTACCTTTTCCTATCTCCCATGACAATCTCACATTATCAGAAGTTGAGGTACTGGCAAAATCACGGAACTTAAAATTTGTTTCTATTAACCTTCTCAATTCAAGTGAACAGCGAATCAGTTCTCTTCCTTTTTCAATGGAAGGTTTCAATTGTTTAAGTTTCTCATGGTATTTTTTTTGTTCTACTGCATCTGCAATATTGGCGCCAGCACCGATTACACCACCTGCAGCACCGACTCCAGCACCTACAGCTGAAACAATCAGAGATGCTCCGAGAGTGAAAGGTGCTAATATTGCACCAGCTAATACAGCTATCCCTCCAGCTGCTCCAATCACAGCCCCTGACAGACTTGCTGCTGTGGCATTATAATGTGCTTCCTCTAGTACATCTGCGGTTTTTCCCCACTTACTAACTAAGATCTCAAATTCTTTATAATGCTTGTTGTAGGCCTCATCAAAGGCACTGGTGGACTCAGTAAATCTTTGTTCTAGTGCTTCTGGAATTCTCTTGTTTCTCTTTACTGCATCTTCCAGGAATGGTTTTTCTAGAATCTCCTCAGCTGATGGTCTGTCTTTAGGGTCACAACTGAGCATTTGTCTGATTAATTCCTGAAGTTCCCATGAGTATCTCTCTGAGATGTGAGGCAGGGTTCCTTCCATGCTGTTAGTAAATGCACACAAACGTTTTATGTTGTTTGActgtgaagaaaaataaataaataaataaataaaaatctggtaAGCCTCAAGATCCTACTCACTGAGAAAGCAAGGTTTAATGTGTTAATATTAGCTTATAAATTAGGTAATAAGCAATttatttacatcttttttttttatctaggctTGGGCATAGGTTTACTTTTGacattgcactgtaaaaaatgattcactttatttactcaataaaattgtttaaaatgttacattcaatattattaattaaatttaacactttataattaattattaataatcaaattagaTGGTTACAACCaaccattcaaaatgagtagaataacatgaaaaaattaattaaaattttcacaaaaatattgattttattgaaaacaaagaaacaaaaaacactatgctaaagaatactatgttatacatgccaggccagtagttggggATCATGAAACACTATACatgttcacatttttgttgcttaaatagatatgatacaggcatcatgttcagaAGTTTGTGTCTTCAGTCCCCCAaaagttattgaagacacctaaggttcacaaacagaatcactgaaggaaaaaaaaggtacatttatagggttaccattatagtggtcagtgtttgctttagtagggctcttgacccttgactttttaatgttacattttgtacTGCTGTTGTAACTGAATTATAACAGCTAGATTTGGTGACAGAATTGCGGTGGTCCTGGTTATAATCTAGCACAATCTTTGTTTGGCCTGAGCATTATAAATTGAGTCTGTTCTCGGAGACAAATTGACATTCATTAAAGCAACATCTGTAATTCTGCAATAGAAGACCTGGATTTTTATGTGAAATCCAGAGTTTAAGAAttctgattaagaaaaaaaaatgcgatGGAGAAGGGAAACTTTCTCTTTGGCACTAagtgacatcaagaaccagcatatgattcTCAAGAATGGTGACAGACAGCATGATGGGATCCATAAATtagttttgattggtggcacccagaatgcagtgcagcaagatttttgatggtcaccattgttgagattctcaggctgattcttgatgtttgtgtgcctaaataattttttttttttttttttttttttaaatgtccagaCCTTATGCTGTTCAAACATAGGACAACTGAAATCCAGACCAAATGCTGTCAAAACAAACAACACCACCTGATCTTACTCTTTATTGGCTTATCTAGCGGCAATCTCACAATTAcagcaaccaaaaaaagttttgtttgaaaGGTTAAGGGTAAAGTTCCCAACtacagcaaacactgaccaccgtAATGGTAACCAAAATTTAGATTATTCTCCTGCAGTGATTTtgtttgttaacatcaggtgtctccAGTTTTGGTAGCTTGAAAACATGagcttttgaacatgatgcctgtatcatctCCATGTAATCAACTAAAACATGactttgtaaattacatttttgggctGTGTTTCTtagtcgccaactactggcctggtatGCATAACATAATGTTCATAGTGTGTTGTTTTTCTtaaagaaattttattttttttgttgttgtttctatttGTTTAAACTTAGCTTATTTTTTGTGCTATTTAACTCATTTTGAATGGTTAATTTCTAAGTatctcatttgattaattctaatgaattcttatgtgttaaatttaattaataatattgcttgtaatctgttgccacaattttattaactaaatataatgtattatttttaacagtgtacaccaACTACACACGcatttcctatcatgtatgcCTATGAAAGATGGTCAAACCAATCACAGTAGGTATGGGGCGGGTTAATTTGTGCCACCCCGCCTCTATATACAGGCTGCAGCTGGGTGCTTCTCGTTTTATCCAACAAAAccgatatttttaaatatattttaattattttttccatgttattttactcattttgaataatttctttcaagcatctcatttgattaattccaattaattctaatgtgttaaatgtaattaacaatattgcttgtaatctgttgccacaatttaattgagtaaatatagagtatcactttttacagtgtggtgGGGACATAAACCCAAGCACCGACCCCcatattcataattcataaacagAGTTTATTATGTTATGCTAAACAGACAAAAATCATGtgcatcaacagccattagttcgGTGAAATTGAacatcagaatggacaaattggtttttaaggaagaaaaaaaaggaaatgtggAATATGCCAGCAAATGAACACatagaaaaaataatagtttcagtatcagtagtgaaggagagtgctggattttcggtttgccccgcaactcacttggAAACACCATATATTACGtagcaatcatccttaattgaagaaatgtggcaaaacatctctggagagaacctcatattattaaattcgaaagtgctttccatatttggatcaacataggctacatttgtttacgcacattttctgcaatgtcgcgcgtcaagtcatgctcccgtgcgcgtcttacagactgcatcttaagcCTATGTAAAACTTTCCGCTTCCGCGGGGAGTCCGttatggaccgctaggtaggcgtgaaGTAAACATCGTCATGGTGCGGAGGCTCTGAGAGGACGAACATGTGTCTCCCATTTTTTAtaaccgcgcggacaggtgcgcgtggtcagtatatatatatatatatattatggaattaatgaaatgagTTGCCACGCATATAGCCTAGCCTGTAGTACATAAAAGAAGAACAGTGTGTAGAAGACAGCATCTGTCTTCTACATTTCCATcgaaaactaataaattatagttttttatttaaaataaaatcgattacaaaggaaatgtttacggttcatgttttttattgtatggaaaaatccCACTTAAAAAAACAGACCGCCATTACATTTTTCCTTACGAGCACCCACTGGTGGTAGCTCGCGTACCCCTGGGGGTGCGCGCACCACACTTTGGGAATCCCTGATATAAAACATTGCTTTATTGAAAAGGAAAAACACTCACCCACACATCCAGCATGCAGAGATCATGGAGTAACCATCCCAATGACCAAATGTCACTACAAAgacatggattaaaaaaaaaaaaaaacgctgtaaAGTTAGTTGATGAAGTAGTATTCATGTATTAGATTTGTAttagacaaataaaataatcaggtAAGTTTACTTTGGTTATACTAACTTTAACAATAATGCATATGAGAATGTAATGTGTACTCGGTGTACCTTTTGGAATTATATTGTTTCTTCTGATAAACTTCTGGACTAGAATAGTTCCGTAAAACCACAGCTGATTCTGCATATACTTCATccctgaaaaagaaaaatcaatgtagcctattcaaaatgataaaaaaaaaaaatgtttccctaacaaaaatgtcactttcagtCTTCAACCTGAAAAAGGACTGAATTTATGAATAGAAACCATtactttaaaatatagtaaattagATGCTCACAAACAGCAGGGTTCATGTGACATTATCatggtttaaaatcatttaatgtaaTTATGACTGTTGGACTATATATTGATGGTCTCTCGCTAGAAATAGCAGTCCGGGGGCATATAGACCAGACCGAAAGGGCACTTTATGAtgtttttccactgcatggtcCAACTCGACTTGGCTCGGCATGGCTCAGTACGGCACAGCACAGCTCAGTTTGAGTTTACACTGCAGTTTAGAAAAACTGTGTCATGTTTGGATGCATCATTAGATCTCATTACTGTTTTTACCTTTCCAGCATTTTTGAGCATCCAAAATCTCCTAGATTGATGAAGCCATCTTCAGTCAGAAAAACATTCTACAATAAATGCAGAGAACTCGTAAGTCATACGTGTggtgttaaattatttattgagaTTTGTCAATATCTACCTCTGGTCTTATGTCTCTGTGAAGCACATTGTTTTTATGAATATACTGCAGGGCAAGACAAATCTGAACAAACCAGTCTAGAATCTGCAAACAGATGACACACAAGAAGAAAGTAGTGAGTTAATTTATGATATATGGCTTTGAAACAATGCCAAGTTGATtaattacactcaaaaaaataactctttgaacgaacataaagaaatcatggaaaggatttccacatgattaatttactttatttcagcattatgcaattctgttactccaatttaatgtacttacattgggtcaacttaatttattaaggttgattcaacttatttactatggttgggcaaagcttaatttaatagtgtcaGCTCAACTAATCTGCaatgttttggacaatgtttttaataattaagttcattttacaaaataagtttaagtaaacttaacaaaacttaatagagtcaacaaacaacaaaagagTTAATTGTCCCTGAAAATGTTATataatgatgacataaaatttgaataatgccaGTTTAGGAATGCCACCCCCTTGCATTAGGATCATGAGCAGctgattaatattaattttcattCAGACCTTTCTATAATTACAGCTTATCAAGCATAccacaaacatattttaaatacaaaacaacatttcaaactgtttgtttctttgtttgttttgttataaaaCTTATTAGAACTACTCAATTGCTATAAAGTGTATTACTCATCTACCTAtttaatggtgctacacttctccaagagggtgacagaatacTAAtcacccataatacactgcagaaatcctcagccaatgagatgcaagtctgtgttggtttcattaatctgttacttttacgcaacaatgttatgttggctgaacaaataatttttaagtaaagctgacaatacacacttttttgttgaatgaactagactaaatcaagttcacattgttaaatacatttttttaagtaatcataacatgaacggattaagtaaaattggcaaagctgaaagtacatttttttgagtgtatttaCTAAATTAACACCAAAATATAGACAAGTTGTGAGGGGATAAATTAAGTAAGGTCCACCCCTGTACGTAACTTGAGTCTCAAGGAGGAACCACTAGTGAATATTTTCCACACTCTGTGTGAAACATCATTCtttcttcatatttattttattaattgtttttatatatgtttacataaaGATTACGTAAATATGTTCAAGGTGAATCATATTTTAATCGTGATCATGATTTCTGGTTCTTTTGATTTATTAAGCATTATAGTCTGTGACACTTTTTTAATCCaaaggtttcattttaatttggaaaTGTAATCTCGAATCGGTAATGTTTCCTACACAAGATGTAATTATTGCAGTTGCCAGAGTTTAATCCTCAAACAGAGCTTGACTCTGAAATCGATACATGAAATGTAAACTAatcataataatactaataataataataataattattattattattattattattataaataaatagttta is from Carassius gibelio isolate Cgi1373 ecotype wild population from Czech Republic chromosome B22, carGib1.2-hapl.c, whole genome shotgun sequence and encodes:
- the LOC127987068 gene encoding uncharacterized protein LOC127987068 isoform X7, whose product is MGDLTMHDYHKLSGESDDSGYSNRSIEKPPSFNEVLQKHGYTFKEELGRGATGIVFLVDEGEGNHVVVKQMNSRDRNELDTVTKEMKILKEMIHGYIVSYVDSFEDEQSGLYCIVMEYCAGGDLKKKMETQKEKGFFEEQQILDWFVQICLALQYIHKNNVLHRDIRPENVFLTEDGFINLGDFGCSKMLERDEVYAESAVVLRNYSSPEVYQKKQYNSKSDIWSLGWLLHDLCMLDVWSNNIKRLCAFTNSMEGTLPHISERYSWELQELIRQMLSCDPKDRPSAEEILEKPFLEDAVKRNKRIPEALEQRFTESTSAFDEAYNKHYKEFEILVSKWGKTADVLEEAHYNATAASLSGAVIGAAGGIAVLAGAILAPFTLGASLIVSAVGAGVGAAGGVIGAGANIADAVEQKKYHEKLKQLKPSIEKGRELIRCSLELRRLIETNFKFRDFASTSTSDNVRLSWEIGKGTIVFVTGLSSLGVLGNFIRIALQSAKMGRAAAAAAAAGVFGGLLVIADAVFIAKDSQEIHQMRNQWKTDDPEKVSSSVLKATAEIRKTHKDLFNVLEEIKKTRATSEEMRKRERKVFRGDRDQI
- the LOC127987068 gene encoding serine/threonine-protein kinase 10 isoform X6, with amino-acid sequence MGDLTMHDYHKLSGESDDSGYSNRSIEKPPSFNEAKKLSGESDDSGYSNRSIEQPPSFSEVLQKHGYTFKEELGRGATGIVFLVDEGEGNHVVVKQMNSRDRNELDTVTKEMKILKEMIHGYIVSYVDSFEDEQSGLYCIVMEYCAGGDLKKKMETQKEKGFFEEQQILDWFVQICLALQYIHKNNVLHRDIRPENVFLTEDGFINLGDFGCSKMLERDEVYAESAVVLRNYSSPEVYQKKQYNSKSDIWSLGWLLHDLCMLDVWSNNIKRLCAFTNSMEGTLPHISERYSWELQELIRQMLSCDPKDRPSAEEILEKPFLEDAVKRNKRIPEALEQRFTESTSAFDEAYNKHYKEFEILVSKWGKTADVLEEAHYNATAASLSGAVIGAAGGIAVLAGAILAPFTLGASLIVSAVGAGVGAAGGVIGAGANIADAVEQKKYHEKLKQLKPSIEKGRELIRCSLELRRLIETNFKFRDFASTSTSDNVRLSWEIGKGTIVFVTGLSSLGVLGNFIRIALQSAKMGRAAAAAAAAGVFGGLLVIADAVFIAKDSQEIHQMRNQWKTDDPEKVSSSVLKATAEIRKTHKDLFNVLEEIKKTRATSEEMRKRERKVFRGDRDQI
- the LOC127987068 gene encoding probable serine/threonine-protein kinase Sps1 isoform X1, with product MQITNSESGSPYLAVCQVIFTFTIKKLQNFLLKMHDYHKLSGESDDSGYSNRSIEKPPSFNAQFLYPITFYSDCKHIMNYFVTEAKKLSGESDDSGYSNRSIEQPPSFSEVLQKHGYTFKEELGRGATGIVFLVDEGEGNHVVVKQMNSRDRNELDTVTKEMKILKEMIHGYIVSYVDSFEDEQSGLYCIVMEYCAGGDLKKKMETQKEKGFFEEQQILDWFVQICLALQYIHKNNVLHRDIRPENVFLTEDGFINLGDFGCSKMLERDEVYAESAVVLRNYSSPEVYQKKQYNSKSDIWSLGWLLHDLCMLDVWSNNIKRLCAFTNSMEGTLPHISERYSWELQELIRQMLSCDPKDRPSAEEILEKPFLEDAVKRNKRIPEALEQRFTESTSAFDEAYNKHYKEFEILVSKWGKTADVLEEAHYNATAASLSGAVIGAAGGIAVLAGAILAPFTLGASLIVSAVGAGVGAAGGVIGAGANIADAVEQKKYHEKLKQLKPSIEKGRELIRCSLELRRLIETNFKFRDFASTSTSDNVRLSWEIGKGTIVFVTGLSSLGVLGNFIRIALQSAKMGRAAAAAAAAGVFGGLLVIADAVFIAKDSQEIHQMRNQWKTDDPEKVSSSVLKATAEIRKTHKDLFNVLEEIKKTRATSEEMRKRERKVFRGDRDQI
- the LOC127987068 gene encoding serine/threonine-protein kinase 10 isoform X4, which gives rise to MQITNSESGSPYLAVCQVIFTFTIKKLQNFLLKMHDYHKLSGESDDSGYSNRSIEKPPSFNEVLQKHGYTFKEELGRGATGIVFLVDEGEGNHVVVKQMNSRDRNELDTVTKEMKILKEMIHGYIVSYVDSFEDEQSGLYCIVMEYCAGGDLKKKMETQKEKGFFEEQQILDWFVQICLALQYIHKNNVLHRDIRPENVFLTEDGFINLGDFGCSKMLERDEVYAESAVVLRNYSSPEVYQKKQYNSKSDIWSLGWLLHDLCMLDVWSNNIKRLCAFTNSMEGTLPHISERYSWELQELIRQMLSCDPKDRPSAEEILEKPFLEDAVKRNKRIPEALEQRFTESTSAFDEAYNKHYKEFEILVSKWGKTADVLEEAHYNATAASLSGAVIGAAGGIAVLAGAILAPFTLGASLIVSAVGAGVGAAGGVIGAGANIADAVEQKKYHEKLKQLKPSIEKGRELIRCSLELRRLIETNFKFRDFASTSTSDNVRLSWEIGKGTIVFVTGLSSLGVLGNFIRIALQSAKMGRAAAAAAAAGVFGGLLVIADAVFIAKDSQEIHQMRNQWKTDDPEKVSSSVLKATAEIRKTHKDLFNVLEEIKKTRATSEEMRKRERKVFRGDRDQI
- the LOC127987068 gene encoding probable serine/threonine-protein kinase samkB isoform X2; translated protein: MQITNSESGSPYLAVCQVIFTFTIKKLQNFLLKMHDYHKLSGESDDSGYSNRSIEKPPSFNEAKKLSGESDDSGYSNRSIEQPPSFSEVLQKHGYTFKEELGRGATGIVFLVDEGEGNHVVVKQMNSRDRNELDTVTKEMKILKEMIHGYIVSYVDSFEDEQSGLYCIVMEYCAGGDLKKKMETQKEKGFFEEQQILDWFVQICLALQYIHKNNVLHRDIRPENVFLTEDGFINLGDFGCSKMLERDEVYAESAVVLRNYSSPEVYQKKQYNSKSDIWSLGWLLHDLCMLDVWSNNIKRLCAFTNSMEGTLPHISERYSWELQELIRQMLSCDPKDRPSAEEILEKPFLEDAVKRNKRIPEALEQRFTESTSAFDEAYNKHYKEFEILVSKWGKTADVLEEAHYNATAASLSGAVIGAAGGIAVLAGAILAPFTLGASLIVSAVGAGVGAAGGVIGAGANIADAVEQKKYHEKLKQLKPSIEKGRELIRCSLELRRLIETNFKFRDFASTSTSDNVRLSWEIGKGTIVFVTGLSSLGVLGNFIRIALQSAKMGRAAAAAAAAGVFGGLLVIADAVFIAKDSQEIHQMRNQWKTDDPEKVSSSVLKATAEIRKTHKDLFNVLEEIKKTRATSEEMRKRERKVFRGDRDQI
- the LOC127987068 gene encoding serine/threonine-protein kinase 10 isoform X5, which translates into the protein MQITNSESGSPYLAVCQVIFTFTIKKLQNFLLKMHDYHKLSGESDDSGYSNRSIEKPPSFNVLQKHGYTFKEELGRGATGIVFLVDEGEGNHVVVKQMNSRDRNELDTVTKEMKILKEMIHGYIVSYVDSFEDEQSGLYCIVMEYCAGGDLKKKMETQKEKGFFEEQQILDWFVQICLALQYIHKNNVLHRDIRPENVFLTEDGFINLGDFGCSKMLERDEVYAESAVVLRNYSSPEVYQKKQYNSKSDIWSLGWLLHDLCMLDVWSNNIKRLCAFTNSMEGTLPHISERYSWELQELIRQMLSCDPKDRPSAEEILEKPFLEDAVKRNKRIPEALEQRFTESTSAFDEAYNKHYKEFEILVSKWGKTADVLEEAHYNATAASLSGAVIGAAGGIAVLAGAILAPFTLGASLIVSAVGAGVGAAGGVIGAGANIADAVEQKKYHEKLKQLKPSIEKGRELIRCSLELRRLIETNFKFRDFASTSTSDNVRLSWEIGKGTIVFVTGLSSLGVLGNFIRIALQSAKMGRAAAAAAAAGVFGGLLVIADAVFIAKDSQEIHQMRNQWKTDDPEKVSSSVLKATAEIRKTHKDLFNVLEEIKKTRATSEEMRKRERKVFRGDRDQI
- the LOC127987068 gene encoding uncharacterized protein LOC127987068 isoform X8, coding for MGDLTMHDYHKLSGESDDSGYSNRSIEKPPSFNVLQKHGYTFKEELGRGATGIVFLVDEGEGNHVVVKQMNSRDRNELDTVTKEMKILKEMIHGYIVSYVDSFEDEQSGLYCIVMEYCAGGDLKKKMETQKEKGFFEEQQILDWFVQICLALQYIHKNNVLHRDIRPENVFLTEDGFINLGDFGCSKMLERDEVYAESAVVLRNYSSPEVYQKKQYNSKSDIWSLGWLLHDLCMLDVWSNNIKRLCAFTNSMEGTLPHISERYSWELQELIRQMLSCDPKDRPSAEEILEKPFLEDAVKRNKRIPEALEQRFTESTSAFDEAYNKHYKEFEILVSKWGKTADVLEEAHYNATAASLSGAVIGAAGGIAVLAGAILAPFTLGASLIVSAVGAGVGAAGGVIGAGANIADAVEQKKYHEKLKQLKPSIEKGRELIRCSLELRRLIETNFKFRDFASTSTSDNVRLSWEIGKGTIVFVTGLSSLGVLGNFIRIALQSAKMGRAAAAAAAAGVFGGLLVIADAVFIAKDSQEIHQMRNQWKTDDPEKVSSSVLKATAEIRKTHKDLFNVLEEIKKTRATSEEMRKRERKVFRGDRDQI
- the LOC127987068 gene encoding serine/threonine-protein kinase PAK 5 isoform X3, with amino-acid sequence MGDLTMHDYHKLSGESDDSGYSNRSIEKPPSFNAQFLYPITFYSDCKHIMNYFVTEAKKLSGESDDSGYSNRSIEQPPSFSEVLQKHGYTFKEELGRGATGIVFLVDEGEGNHVVVKQMNSRDRNELDTVTKEMKILKEMIHGYIVSYVDSFEDEQSGLYCIVMEYCAGGDLKKKMETQKEKGFFEEQQILDWFVQICLALQYIHKNNVLHRDIRPENVFLTEDGFINLGDFGCSKMLERDEVYAESAVVLRNYSSPEVYQKKQYNSKSDIWSLGWLLHDLCMLDVWSNNIKRLCAFTNSMEGTLPHISERYSWELQELIRQMLSCDPKDRPSAEEILEKPFLEDAVKRNKRIPEALEQRFTESTSAFDEAYNKHYKEFEILVSKWGKTADVLEEAHYNATAASLSGAVIGAAGGIAVLAGAILAPFTLGASLIVSAVGAGVGAAGGVIGAGANIADAVEQKKYHEKLKQLKPSIEKGRELIRCSLELRRLIETNFKFRDFASTSTSDNVRLSWEIGKGTIVFVTGLSSLGVLGNFIRIALQSAKMGRAAAAAAAAGVFGGLLVIADAVFIAKDSQEIHQMRNQWKTDDPEKVSSSVLKATAEIRKTHKDLFNVLEEIKKTRATSEEMRKRERKVFRGDRDQI